GCCGAGCTGTCGCCGGGCAACCAGTGACCTTCCACATTGCTGTGATCGGGAAGATCGAGGGGCATGACCAAATGCCGAGCGTAGCCCTCATCCTGCTCGACATTGCGAATCACATCGCGAATCTCTTCCCGCCAGGTCCTCACCCACGGCCGATTCTTGGCCGGCTCGTTGGCGACCTCCCAAATGATGTTTCCGTAGCCGCCGAGTTGCCGGACCACCCGCCGGACGAAGCGGTCTTGGTAGGTCCGGACCTTGGGATCGGTGTACCAGATGGACGCCTGGGCCGGATTTCCGCCCATCGGATCGACGCCGGCCGGCACGCCGTTGGCATTGTTGCCGCGCGAGAAGAAGTCGTATTTCCGGCCGCCTTTGTAGTGATGGCCGTTGTGGGAGGTCCAGTTGAACTCCCAATCGTTGACGTGACTGGCGTCGAAAAAGGCCAGCACCATCACGATGCCCCTTTCATCGGCGTAGCGAACGACGTCCTCCCAATAGTCAAAAAAGGACTCATCGAACCGATCGAGGTCGAACTTCTTGCGGTTGAGGCCCAGTTCCGAACCGTCGGCGGTGCAGCACTGGTCACTACGCTGGTACGGCAGGAGAGCCGCCGACGATGAGGCCTCGAGCGCCATGTTGAGGGTAAGAAAAGCGCGGGTCAGGTTGAGATCATGGCTTGCCAGTTCGTCAAGGAGCGCCTGGTGGTACGGCTGTCCCTCGTTGTAGAGGGGGCGATGGAGGGACGACAGCGAGTGCAGCCCGGGGTAGTAGCCCGCAACGAACAGCGACCGACCGTCACGAATCAGGCGACGGGGATCGAGGGGATCCGTGGTCACCGGCGAGGGAGAACTTCCGCCACCGCTCGCAACCACCACCTCGACCGATGCGGTGTCGAATCGCCCCCCTTCGTCGGTGAGCCGGTAGTGGATTTGGCAGCCGTCGCTGCTACCGCCCTGCGGATCGTAGTGAACGGTGCCATCGCCGTTGGCGCTCGCCGTGCCCGGGCAAGTACCGCCGGTGACGGTGACGGTGAGCACTTCTCCATCGGCATCGGAGTCGTTGGCGAGCGGATCGATGGTGATCGGCGTGGCGGCGTCGGTGGTGGCGCTGTCGGGTCGTGCCACCGGCCTGGTGCCATGCTCGGAAGCGAGGAGCGAGGCGACGGCAGCGAAAAAAACGAGTGACGCGAGGTGCGGGGTTTTCATCCGATTCTCCGGGTCTTGCCGGGCCGAACTCGGCTCGACGTCTACCCTGGAATGCGCCGTTCGCTCCAGCCAATTGATCACCGGCCGAAAAATTGACGTGCCGCGGCCCTCCCGCGGTGGACACTCATCCGCTGCCGGAGGCACGGGTTAGACTCCGCCCGGAGGGACCGGCCGGAAGCGGCGAACGCGATGGAGAAGAGAGTGATGAAACGACTTGCGCTATGCCTCGCGGCGGGCGTCCTGTGGGCCGCCCCTGGGGTGGCCGCCGGCGAGGACCCGGCCGACGACGATCCAGCCGCCGTCCGCGCTCAGGTAGTCGAGCGCATCGAGGCCGCCGCCGCCGCGTTCAACCGCGGGGACAGCGAGGAGTTCGCCGCCCAGTTCTGGCCCGAGGGCACTTACGAATGGATTGTCCCCCATTCCGATCATCTAGAAGATCGGGCCACCATTGAGGAAACCTTCCACGAGTACTTCGAACTCGCTCCCGAGGGATCCGTCGATCACGGCATCGACGAGGTGCGGATCGATGGCGACATCGCCATTGTCAGCGGCACCTACGTCGTCGCCGGAATGGGCAATCTGTCCGGGCGCGTTTGCTACGTCGCGGTGGCTGAGCAGCGTGGGGCGGCTGGCTGGCGGTACCGCCATGTGTGGGCGATGACCCCCTGCGGACCCGGCCCGCGGGATCCCGGCGACGCCATCGCCAACTAGCAGTTGGCTGAAAAGGCCTTCGGCCTATTTTTTCAACTGCACTGCTAGCTTTTCCTTCAGGGGGCTGGGCGCCCCCTCACCTGAAAAGGCTAGCCTTTTCAGGCTCACCCCGTCCTCGGCGCCTACGGCGCCGCCTCGCCCTACGGGCTCGGAGCTTGGGCGCTGACGAGATCCTTAGTACCCGGCTATCCTGCTTCCACCCGGCAACCCCGTGCGGTCGTCGCCGATAACCTCGCGGTCCATCTTTGCGTAGTCTCCCCACGAGGCGATGCGATGAACGATTCGATCACCCAGGGGCGCTGGCTCGCGGTGGACCGTTGGCTCGACCGAGCCTTGGAGTTGCCGGACGCCGAGCGCTCGCAATGGTTGCGGCGCAACTGCCCGGACGACGCCGTCCGCTTCGAAGTCGCCGAAATCCTCGCCGCGGATCGGGCGGTTCGCACCGACTTCCTTCAGAGCACCGGAGGGACGACCCCGTTCCGGCCCGAGGACTGGACCGGGAGGCTGGTGGGCCCCTACCGACTGGCCGGATTGATCGGGCGAGGCTCGTCCGGCGCCGTCTTCCTGGCACGGCGCAGCGACCGGGAGTTCGAGCGGGATGTGGCAATCAAGATCCTGCTCGACGACCGTCCCGAACTCCGCTTGCGACTACGAGCCGAACGCCAGATCCTCGCCCAGCTCGTCCATCCCTGGATCGCCCGCCTGTACGATGGCGGAACCATCCAAGAGGGCTTGCCCTATCTGGTCATGGAGCACGTCGACGGCGAGCCGATCGACCGCTACTGCAACCGACGCAAACTGGCCATCGCTCCCCGCCTTCGCCTCTTCGCCAAGGTCTGCGAGGCGGTTCACCACGCCCACCAGAACCTGCTGGTGCATCGGGACCTGAAGCCGAGCAACGTGCTGGTGACTC
The sequence above is a segment of the Acidobacteriota bacterium genome. Coding sequences within it:
- a CDS encoding DUF4440 domain-containing protein, with translation MKRLALCLAAGVLWAAPGVAAGEDPADDDPAAVRAQVVERIEAAAAAFNRGDSEEFAAQFWPEGTYEWIVPHSDHLEDRATIEETFHEYFELAPEGSVDHGIDEVRIDGDIAIVSGTYVVAGMGNLSGRVCYVAVAEQRGAAGWRYRHVWAMTPCGPGPRDPGDAIAN